A section of the Salmo trutta chromosome 4, fSalTru1.1, whole genome shotgun sequence genome encodes:
- the LOC115193031 gene encoding uncharacterized protein LOC115193031: MSLYASKPRSTDDAIAIALHTALYHLDKRNTYVRMLFINYSSAFNTIVPSKLDTKLKALCMNISLCSWIQDFLTGRPQVVRVGNNTSATLTLCMKVPQGCMLSHILYSMYTHNCVATHDSNTNIRFADDMMVVGLIANGDKTAYREEVRCLFNFRRLKKFGLGPRVLKKFYSCIIKSISTSCITVWYGNCTDINRKALQRVVQRVVRTAQDIYSRQCLRKSRKTIKDSRHTSHRLFMLLPSAKRYQSIGSQTNRLRDNYYCQAIRLLKTCTDMHLRDYLQLRDYLHRRDYLH; the protein is encoded by the exons ATGTCCCTGTACGCAAGCaaaccaag atccacggatgatgcAATTGCCATTGCTCTACACACTGCCTTAtaccacctggacaagaggaacacctatgtgagaatgctgttcatcaactacagctcagcgttcaacaccatagtcccctccaagctcgacACTAAGCTCAAGGCCCTGTGCatgaacatctccctctgcagctggatccaggacttcctgacaggcagaccccaggtggtgagggtaggcaacaacacctctgcaaCGTTGACCCTCTGCATGAAGGTcccccaggggtgcatgctcagccacATCCTGTACTCCATGtacacccacaactgtgtggccacgcacgactccaacaccaacatTAGGTTTGCTGACGACATGATGGTGGTGGGCCTGATCGCCAACggtgacaagacagcctacagggaggaggttaga tgcctcttcaacttcaggcGCCTGAAAAAATTTGGCCTGGGCCCTCGGGtcctcaagaagttctacagctgcataaTCAAGAGCATCTCGACCAGCtgcatcaccgtctggtatggcaactgcactgacATCAACCGGAAGGCTCTACAGAGAGTGGTACAGAGAGTTGTGCGGACGGCCCAGGACATCTACTCCAGGCAGTGTCTGAGGAAGTCCCGAAAGACCATCAAGGATTCCAGGCACACGAGCCACAGACTGTTCATGCTGTTACCATCTGCCAAGCGGTATCAGAGCATTGGATCTCAGACTAACAGACTCAGAGACAACTACTACTGCCAGGCCATCAGGCTGTTGAAGACCTGCACAGacatgcaccttagagactatttGCAACTCAGAGACTATCTGCACCGTAGAGATTATTTGCACTGA